One stretch of Arachis hypogaea cultivar Tifrunner chromosome 20, arahy.Tifrunner.gnm2.J5K5, whole genome shotgun sequence DNA includes these proteins:
- the LOC112785626 gene encoding protein FAR1-RELATED SEQUENCE 5-like — MVSCESQESYIWVLRQFLECMQGKAPQSVITDGDPAMRIAIQSVFPDAHHRLCAWHLLRNATANVSDPRFTQMIRHCMLADMEIDEFEAHWEAMLNECGVREVEWVKDLYTKKHAWATAYIRGRFFAGVRTTSRCESLHAKLGRFVESRYGVLEFVRNFQRCVDFLRDTEDELDFRSWYGTPVLQTEFVELEKSGWTMFTREMFLRFRDSLKRCVRVRICEFNETENPHAYTLQKYRRPEMNWKVYRDTVANRFTCTCMRMESFGIPCVHILSVCVRLDLVEIPESLVLRRWSKATKMEVHNQCGEQHTADRSVTYRTRVGAFSQLCKRLGRVACMSDEDFKLYSKKLLSDALFLEIKNGLRPSTDDLTAAQDCGVKDPIRVRTKGTGRMSQACGSAPKTKRKCSTCGKLGHRRTRCPNGGAQPSPRNDKSPAGINKRKRSKVTALLISCMDYLL, encoded by the coding sequence ATGGTCTCATGCGAATCGCAGGAGTCATATATTTGGGTTCTTCGCCAGTTTCTGGAATGCATGCAAGGTAAGGCACCGCAATCGGTCATCACGGATGGCGACCCGGCCATGCGGATAGCAATCCAGTCTGTATTTCCTGATGCACATCATCGGTTATGTGCCTGGCATCTGCTGAGGAATGCGACTGCTAACGTAAGCGACCCGAGATTCACACAAATGATTAGACACTGCATGTTGGCAGATATGGAAATCGATGAGTTCGAAGCGCATTGGGAGGCAATGCTCAACGAGTGCGGTGTTAGGGAGGTTGAGTGGGTTAAGGACTTGTACACCAAAAAGCACGCTTGGGCCACCGCATACATCCGCGGTAGATTTTTTGCTGGAGTCCGGACTACCTCTAGGTGCGAGTCACTACATGCCAAACTAGGGAGGTTTGTCGAGAGCAGGTACGGGGTGTTAGAATTTGTCAGAAATTTTCAAAGGTGTGTGGATTTTCTGCGTGACACCGAGGACGAGCTAGACTTTCGTTCATGGTACGGAACACCTGTGCTACAAACAGAGTTTGTTGAGCTGGAAAAGTCCGGGTGGACGATGTTCACCCGCGAAATGTTTCTCAGATTCCGGGATAGCCTCAAACGGTGTGTTCGTGTTAGAATTTGTGAATTTAATGAAACTGAGAACCCTCATGCATACACTCTCCAGAAGTATCGAAGGCCTGAGATGAATTGGAAGGTTTATAGGGACACTGTTGCGAACAGATTTACTTGCACCTGCATGCGTATGGAGTCGTTTGGTATTCCTTGTGTGCATATCCTTTCCGTGTGTGTTAGGCTTGACTTAGTGGAAATCCCTGAAAGCCTTGTGCTGCGCAGGTGGTCTAAGGCAACCAAAATGGAGGTCCATAACCAATGTGGTGAGCAACACACTGCTGACCGAAGTGTGACCTATAGGACACGAGTGGGTGCTTTCTCCCAGCTTTGTAAGCGTTTAGGGCGTGTTGCGTGCATGAGTGATGAAGACTTCAAGCTTTACTCAAAGAAGCTTCTGAGTGATGCTCTCTTCCTTGAAATAAAGAACGGCCTAAGACCTTCAACGGATGATCTCACAGCAGCACAAGATTGCGGGGTGAAGGACCCGATTCGTGTTAGAACAAAAGGCACGGGTCGGATGAGTCAAGCATGTGGGTCTGCCCCGAAAACCAAAAGAAAGTGCAGCACATGCGGGAAGCTAGGGCACCGGAGGACTAGATGCCCCAACGGAGGCGCGCAACCTTCACCAAGGAATGATAAATCACCTGCTGGGATAAATAAACGCAAGCGATCAAAGGTTACCGCCTTACTTATTTCGTGCATGGACTATTTACTATGA